From the genome of Daphnia magna isolate NIES unplaced genomic scaffold, ASM2063170v1.1 Dm_contigs123, whole genome shotgun sequence:
ttgaattcaagtatatttcattctgtttacatgtagaagtataaactcataatgtaacagtgtattcaaattgaagtatatttgattctgtttacatgtagaagtataaacttttaatgtaacagtgtatttacattgaatacaagtatatttgattctgtttacatgtagaagtataaactcatggtattacagtgtatttacattgaattcaagaatatttgatcctgtttacatgtagaagtataaactcataatataacagtgtattcacattgaatttaagtatatttgattctgtttacatgtagaagtataagctcataatatcaaagtgtattaacattgaatacaattatatttgattcattttacatgtagaagtataaactcataatataacagtgtcttcatattgaatacaagtatatttgatcctgtttacatatacaggtaaaaactcatggtatcacagtgtattcacatggaattcaagtatatttgaagttgtttacttatagaagtaaaaactcatggtatcacagtgtattctaatgtatacaagtatatttgattctgtttacatgtagaattataaactcatggtatcacagtgtattcacattgaattcaagtatatttgattatgtttacatgtagatgtataaactcataatataacagtttattcacattgaatacaagtatatttaattctgtttacatgtagaagtataaaatcataatatcacattgtatccacattgaatacaagaatatttgatcctgtttacatatagaagtaaaaactcatggtatacagtgtattcacattgaatacgagtatatttgagactgtttacatgtagaagtataaatttataatatcactgtgtatttacattgaatacaagtatatttgattctgtttacatgtagaagtataacctcataatataatattgaattcacattgaatacaattatatttgatcgtgtttacatatagaagtaaaaactcatggtataacagtgtattcacattgcatacaagtatatttgatcctgtttacatatagaagtaaaaactcattgtatcacagtgtactgcaattgaatacaagtatatttgagactgttgacatatagaagtaaaaactcatggtatcacagtgtattcacattgaatacaagtatatttgagactgtttacatatagaagtaaaaactcatggtatcactttgtattcacattgaatacaagtatatttgattctgtttacatgcagaagtataaactcatggtatcacagtgtattcacattgaatacaagtatatttaatcctgtttccatattgaagtaaaaactcatggtatcacagtgtattcacatgaaattcaagtatatttgattttgtttacatttagaagtataaactcatagtataacagtgtatttacattgaatacaagtaaatttgattctgtgtacatgtagaagtgtaaactcataatatcacagtgtattcacattgaatacaagtatattggatcctgtttacatatagaagtaaaaactcatggtatcacagtgtattcacattgaattcaagtatatttgaaggtgtttacatatataagtaaaaacccatggtgtcacagtgtattcacattgaatacaagtatatttgattctgtttacatgtagaagtataaagtcctaatatcaaagtgtattctgattgaatacaagtatatttgatcctgtttacataaagaagtaaatctcatggtatcactttgtattaacattgaatacaagtatatttgattctgtttacatgcagaagtataaactcatggtatcacagtgtattcacattgaatacaagtatatttgatcctgtttacatatggaagtaataattcatggtatcacagtgtattcacattaaattcaagtatatttgattctgtttatatttagaagtataaactcatagtataacagtgtattcacattgaatacaagtatatttgattttgtttacatgtagaagtgtaaactcataatatcacagtgtatccgCATTagattcaagtatatttgattctgtttacatgtagaagtagaaactcataatatatcacagtgtattcgcattgaatacaagtatatttgttcctgttttcatatagaagtaaaaactcaaggaatcacagtgtattgacatttaattcaagtatatttgattctgtttacacgtagaattataaactcataaaataacagtgtattcacattgaatacaagtatatttgatcctgtttacatatagaagtaaaaacccatggtatcatagtgtattcacattaaatacaagtataatttattctgtttacatgtagaagtataaactcataatatcacagtgtattcacattgaatacaagtatattttgattctgtttacttgtagaagtataaactcatggtatcacagtgtattcacattgaatacaagtatattcgattctgtttacatgtagaagtataaattcataatataacagtgtattcacattgaatacaagtatatttgattctgtttacatgtagaagtataaactcataatataacagtgtattcacattgaatacaagtatatttgattctgtttacatgtacaagtataaactcataatataacagtgtattcacattgaatacacttatatttgatcctgtttacatatagaagtaaatactggtggtatcacagtgtattcacattgaatacaagtatatttgatcctgtttacatataggagtaaaaactcataatatcactgtgtattcacattctgtgattctgtttacatgtagaagtgtaaactcataatatcccagtgtattcacattgaatgcaagtatattggatcctgtttacatatagaagtaaaaactcatggtatcacagtgtattcacattgaattcaagtatatttgaagctgtttacacatcgaagtaaaaactcatggtatcacagtgtattcacattgaatacaagtatatttgattctgtttacatgtagaagtataaaatgataatataacggtgtattcacattgaatactgtAAAATACGCCCACTCTGCTGGGGAAGGTAATAGTGACCAACACGGGTTGAAGAGGCAGAATTTCCAGGTTTTATTTCTTCAGAAAAGACACTCACGAAAATTACACACTTTCGACTTTCAATCCTTTTTTCGACGTGCCTGCCCCTCCGCCGTCGTCTGCTTCTTTTCTCTTGCCCCCCTACCGCCTCCTGGTGACGGTTCACCACAGTCCGGGCCGACCGACGATGGAACTACTCGCGAGAACCTGAAATGAAGCAAAGTTTGACAACCGGGCGGGTTAGTTCGGAACGTTCAGTTTTTACGGTTGCCGCGCGGAAAATTCCGTCGCTTCCGGGCAACACTTTCGTAACGCTCCCTATCAACCAATCGCCCCTTCTGCTATTCTCGTCCATAATCATGACGACGTCACCAACTCTGATAGGACGGACAGTCCTTTCCCATTTTTCTCGCTCGATGAGAGTCGGAAGGTATTCTTTCATCCAGCGTCTCCAATACTGGTCCACAATGAACTGGTCCTGCTTCCACATCCGCCGCGTGAGGCCATCGAATGCTTCTTCAGTATCAGGCGCTCGGTGAGGATGGGGGGTACCGAGAATAAAGTGATACGGAGTGAGCGGCTCTGGCTCTGACGGATCAGTTTGAACGTTGGTCAAAGGCCGTGAGTTCAGAAGTGAGGCTACTTCTGCGAAAACCGTGCGAAGGACTTCGTCGGTTACCGAGCGGTTTTCCAAAACGGCGCGCATGGCTCTCTTGCTGGAGCCAATCAGACGCTCCCAAATACCACGAAAATGCGGCGCATACGGTGGGGAGAATTTCCAAGTGATCCCGCGGTCGATGAATTCTGCTGCCACCCGCGTCGAATTGAGATTTTCGATCCCTTGCCTGAGCTCCTTTTCTCCTGCCGTGATATTGGTgccgttgtcactgtaaatTATTCTAGGGTGACCTCGCAGGGAGATGAAACGCCGCAACGCCATGATGAAAGAATCGGCGTCCATCGTGTCCAACACTTCTAAATGCACGGCTCGGGTGGAAAGGCACGTTATCAGTAGTCCCCACCGCTTCACTGATCGTCTTCCAATCACAACTTGAAAGGGCCCGAAGCAGTCCAGTCCCACATTCGTGAAGACGCGCAAGGAGGGCACGAGACGTTCCTTTGGCAAGCTAGCCATTCGTGGTGCCTGAGGCATAGCACGCAGCATCTTACATTTGGTACACTATGCAAGTGTACGCCGGATGGCCCTGCGTCCTTGTGGGAGGTAAAACTGCTCACGAACAACACTCAACGTGTGTTCCACACCAGAATGGAGCAATTGTAAATGACGGTCGCTGATGATAAGCCTTGTAAGCGGATGATCCGGTGCAATAATTATTGGGTTACGGGTACGTGCCGGTATCACTGCGTGGCCCAATCTTCCATCGACTTTCAACAGGCCGTCGTCTGGGTCAAGGTATGGCCCGACCCGCCTCAAGACGGAGTCACGAGGGATCATTTTTCCTTTCTGAAGAGCTGCACGTTCCCGTGAGAATGCGTCTTGCTGCGACACTAGCAGACAGATGCGGAAGGCTTCGGTGATCTCGTCGGAATTCAGATCATCATTCGACGTGGAGTCGCCGCGCAGCAGCAGAGCAGCTTCTCGTTTCAGAGCGTTAAGTTGAATGCTTCGGGTGATGAGTTTAGACAAAGCGGATGACAACGGGTGGCAAGAACTTATAGCAACGTGCAGCTGTTGCACATTGACCGTCTgtatttcttcgttttctttagcCTTAATGCTTTGCTGATCAAATGGCGGTGGAGTGTATGACACGTTGAAAAGAACATCTGGCCCTCGAATCCAGCGGCAATTTGGCCCAAAGTCTTTCGGAACGATTCCTCGGGTACAATCGTCGGCGGGATTGTCGCTGCTGCGAATATAGTGCCATTGATCAACCGTCGAGTGCTGTAGAATCTCATTTGTCCGTTTGTTTACAAATGATGGACGACCGGGGTGAGAGGCGTGAAGCTGATACAAAGCAATTTGTGAGTCCGTATTGAACTCAACTGAGGAAAACGAAAGTCGAAGCTCCTGTTTCACGATCAACGACAGGTTGACGGCCAATACTGCCGCTTTCAACTCCAGTCGGGGGATGGTTGTCGGCTTGAGGGGGGCCAGGCGACCTTTGGCCATGACGAAGCTGACATGAATTTTATCACCGAATCGTACGCGCAGGTAGGCGACCACTCCGAAGGCGACAGGCGAAGCATCGGCAAAAATGACCAACACAAAATCGGAGCCTACGAGGGGAAAGTTGGCGGGTCGGAAGCATCGTTTTACAGAAACAAGGCGCAATTTTTCGAGGCTGGAGGTCCATTGCTTCCACTTTGACAAAATTTCGATTGACAAAGGCTGGTTCCACCCACGAACATCCGGTGTATCTTTCGCCAGTTTTTGTGTCTGTTGAAATAACAGTTTAGCGCCGGTAATGGCTGGAAGACAAATGCCGAGAGGGTCGAATGTGAGAGAAATTGCGGACAATAATTCTCGTTTTGTAGTAACCGTTGGCATTGATTTTATTCTGATGCCGTAAGAGTCCGAGTTAAGATCCCACACCATACCAAGAAGATATTCCACAGGTAGCGCGTCTTTATTCAAGTCAACGGTGTTTGAAGTTCGCTGATTTTCTGGGATGGTTGCCAAGACTTGCCGGGATGACGACGCGAAGCTTGTCAGACTAAAACCGGCGGACGCGAGAGACTGCGTTACTTGCTTTGCGAAATTTATTGCTTCGTCGTTAGTTTCGAATGAGTCGCTCAAATTGTCGGAATAAAAATTGTCTTTCAATTTATCGGCGACCTGCGGAAATTGTACGTTTGCATTGACTGCGTGCTGTAAAGTGAATATTGCGGCAGAGGAGGAACAAACAGCTCCAAATACCAGGGTTGCGAATTGGTAGGTTGTGATTGGTGCGTTACTGCTAAATTCGCGATAGACAAATCGTTGTAAGGACTGATGTTTTTCGGCCACACCAACTCTGTGGTAAAACGCAGTGATGTCAGCGGTGAGTGCGACGAGAAACTGACGAGCGCGGAGGAGGATGCCGACTAGTGACGGGATGAACGGCGGGCCACGCAAAAGATAATGGTTAAGCGACACACCTCTGTAGAGCGCAGCGCAGTCGAAGACAACTCGAATTTTTTCGGGTTTGTTCGGGTTAACGACGTAGAAGTGAGGTAGATACCAAACCATACCTTCCGGCTTGTTTATGTCCGACCAGTTGACGGCGACCACGGTTCCTGACGATATAAGATTCTCGACAATGGTTACGTATTTTGCGGCGGTCTCGCGCATATGTGGCTCTAACATTCGGCGTTCGAGGCCACAGAAACGGGAAACTGCTTGTCCTCTGTTGTTTGGTATGACCGGTCTGTCTTGACGAAGCGGAAGTTCCACTTGGTAGCCACATCCAATAAATTTTATCGATCGCTGTAAGATGCTCAACATTTGCTCGTCTTCGTTGGCCGCTGGATTTGTTTTCGCGGCTTTTGCCACGACGCCGAAGGTTTCAGTTAAATGGAAACGGTCAACTACTTCTGAAAGAAAGGGTTCTTGTCGGACGAAACCTAAGTTCACGCTGCTTTTGTTGCTCGGTCCGGCGACTAGACACAACGGTATTTTGCCCACTACAGCCCAGCCAAAACACG
Proteins encoded in this window:
- the LOC123466888 gene encoding uncharacterized protein LOC123466888, whose protein sequence is MLRAMPQAPRMASLPKERLVPSLRVFTNVGLDCFGPFQVVIGRRSVKRWGLLITCLSTRAVHLEVLDTMDADSFIMALRRFISLRGHPRIIYSDNGTNITAGEKELRQGIENLNSTRVAAEFIDRGITWKFSPPYAPHFRGIWERLIGSSKRAMRAVLENRSVTDEVLRTVFAEVASLLNSRPLTNVQTDPSEPEPLTPYHFILGTPHPHRAPDTEEAFDGLTRRMWKQDQFIVDQYWRRWMKEYLPTLIEREKWERTVRPIRVGDVVMIMDENSRRGDWLIGSVTKVLPGSDGIFRAATVKTERSELTRPVVKLCFISGSRE
- the LOC123466889 gene encoding LOW QUALITY PROTEIN: uncharacterized protein LOC123466889 (The sequence of the model RefSeq protein was modified relative to this genomic sequence to represent the inferred CDS: substituted 1 base at 1 genomic stop codon), whose product is MADENVVDPPALFGMRTNAKRRHTNLLRQARELININATREEFEAFMPTLELAHSNLVHIHERYVAAAQLDDGELHAAATYLESINNLQAACAQAVAAALRRTAPRRAWNISNTVARELSQNVSIPQPNQEIDAVSIVPEPQQPNGQPQPNQDDRSNDTQHDTLNHVNFDLHTASKQRKIDLEFRLKQAKIXQDRELKDLELKNAREREDLELEIQYENHLIESCGGAIGSPQLSSTPNLPSNVPMNDLVNLPLLPAVVNSTPPTQPNFAPSHHWLKLDVAKFNGDPRKWLKYAHGIRATIRDVNMPESMKLLGLQESLKEDIQRRVAHIFTGAYTFQSAWAELEKKYGSPHLIIQAHDQHMQQLPSFRNGDFNPLFNLAAAVRDAVSSVDESHVMMLNTVANLLHTKLPINLQTDWGKYAYGLDRMATLKDFDKWIDRVLSAEELRGGKLSSSNAINAVKNPVQPSNSNRQLGSYTPGSSNYNNRGPTVLAGSLSNVTTLSDCPACQESPAHRLEMCNVFKRMLVNARASLCATNNHCFKCLVRGHYGRKCNSTESKCKEWQGPHHSLLHGAERQFPSSSRNQGKNHTILMVKAPTANIRPVLLAIVKLVVEMNNSAQTTFAILDQGSEATLISRKLANLLKLKGPSASICFGSFNNSVLMDSNIVAFKLKSIDGSQAFDVREAFVVPSINLSQRKINWPGIKKRWEHLADIDLPAIDSSKVEILVGMDMLPALRTLNTAAPNDGETGPTALQTCFGWAVVGKIPLCLVAGPSNKSSVNLGFVRQEPFLSEVVDRFHLTETFGVVAKAAKTNPAANEDEQMLSILQRSIKFIGCGYQVELPLRQDRPVIPNNRGQAVSRFCGLERRMLEPHMRETAAKYVTIVENLISSGTVVAVNWSDINKPEGMVWYLPHFYVVNPNKPEKIRVVFDCAALYRGVSLNHYLLRGPPFIPSLVGILLRARQFLVALTADITAFYHRVGVAEKHQSLQRFVYREFSSNAPITTYQFATLVFGAVCSSSAAIFTLQHAVNANVQFPQVADKLKDNFYSDNLSDSFETNDEAINFAKQVTQSLASAGFSLTSFASSSRQVLATIPENQRTSNTVDLNKDALPVEYLLGMVWDLNSDSYGIRIKSMPTVTTKRELLSAISLTFDPLGICLPAITGAKLLFQQTQKLAKDTPDVRGWNQPLSIEILSKWKQWTSSLEKLRLVSVKRCFRPANFPLVGSDFVLVIFADASPVAFGVVAYLRVRFGDKIHVSFVMAKGRLAPLKPTTIPRLELKAAVLAVNLSLIVKQELRLSFSSVEFNTDSQIALYQLHASHPGRPSFVNKRTNEILQHSTVDQWHYIRSSDNPADDCTRGIVPKDFGPNCRWIRGPDVLFNVSYTPPPFDQQSIKAKENEEIQTVNVQQLHVAISSCHPLSSALSKLITRSIQLNALKREAALLLRGDSTSNDDLNSDEITEAFRICLLVSQQDAFSRERAALQKGKMIPRDSVLRRVGPYLDPDDGLLKVDGRLGHAVIPARTRNPIIIAPDHPLTRLIISDRHLQLLHSGVEHTLSVVREQFYLPQGRRAIRRTLA